TCATAATGTAATCTATACATATGGATTTATAATCCATATATTATACATAATTCATTATCTCATCACGTAAACTAAGATTTATTTAAGTGTATACATAAAAAGCATGTTAGTGATATTTATAAATACTTAGACAAAAGTACCCCTTTacattttttcataaaaattataataaataataaaagtctataataataaattgtgttgaaaataagagttgaaattattgaatattgaaaataagagttgtaaatattgaaaattagtgtgtgatgatgtatttatttttggattattttcaaaaaattctataaataggtctctcaatttgtgaagaaaaaactATAATTGAGTGgagaaaatttttataaaatgtgtaatttaatatattttatgactttgagatttttactttttatcgtaaatttttacttttaaaaaaattacttaaatttGTTTACAAATATGATATAATCTTTCCTAAATTATCTCATTTTCTACATTCATAAAAATTAGACTATATAAACTTatcttaattaaatttattcttCTTATAATAAgcaattaaatcatataaaatcatGTTGGAATTTATTTTATGCTAATATATCAATTaatgaaatatattttgaaaaaagaAGTTCCAAACGGATTGCTAATGTAAAtcttaaatgataaaaagatTTATATTTACAATGGAAAAAATCATCTCAAGTTATTgctacaatttttatttttattttttacttttttgggaaaaaaatattgatgtagatttaaaaaataaattggccAATATATAACATTTTCACTTTATTCACAAAAATAAGTAAGCTAAAAATGTCTTTTTTGCCCTTTATTCATTTGGTACTTTTTCTTAGCCTTCTAATCCATCCAAATCTTGCTCTTGAGCCCTCTACCTTTCTTCTCTTGAATCTACTTTCCTTCTTGGACTTCTTCAATCTAAAAAAATCGAAGAACCGACCAATCCGCCTTCGCCACCTTGGCACGCCGCATGGCTTCAAGCGTTCCAACACGCtcttcttgattttcttgacctTGTTCCCTTTGGCATGAGTCCAAGATTCGCCCCATCGCGAATTGAGGGGTATTTTGGGGATTTTCTCTTTATCCTATAAAGCCACACCATTGGCTTCAAACTTGATGGATATGAATGAGTCTGAGAAtgaacatatttaattaaaattgcTATCACACAAATGAAtgaaaaattagtaaatgtaTTTGAATTATGTGCTCTAATGTCACTCTCTTAATACTATCatcaaataaattcatgttataacatatccaaatcatagccaatttttttgatattttctccAGTAAGATAAGATATTTTCGACTCGAAAATTTCCTTCCATTATTGTGTTATATTAATATAATCACGGgcaccaaaaataaaattcatcttcAACTCACAAACTTTAAACTTCACTCTACATCGAATATCATAAAATCACAAAAAACAATCCCACGGTCTTCTGTTTAGGTCGtccatgaaaatatattattttttaagtaaatatGAGTAGATTTAATTTCTAAAAATATACATTAATGTTTTATTCTCTATAAATCAAATCAAAAACAAATTtactaatatatatatcttatatTATTTTTGCATTTGAGTAATTGGATTAAGTAATATTATACTTCAACAATttacatgaaataaaatcaaataaatcacTTAATTACTATAATTCACATCTTTAAATTTCAATCTGAAATTTACATCACAATATGATAAATTGATGAAGTAGTGATGAAAAAGTTATACATATAATAAGAAAGAAGGAGTCGATCACTTATAGCTAATTCGAtatcaaaatttcaagtttGGGACGAAATTTTCGAGTCGaaatggatttaaaaaaatcaagaagaagaaattaatggTGCTGGAATGATCACCTTCTTGACTGGAGAGAGACGAAGAACATCCATTGGAGTCCTCAGATTTCTTCTGCTGCTTGAAAATCTCCACTCGATTGAAGAATCTCGTGAGTGAGAAAACCTTCTTCAAACTGCAGAAAGTGTGGTGAAAATGGTGCTTCGTTCTCTCCTGACTCGAAGCTATGGCGGAGAGCCTCTCATGCAAGCAGAAAGCGCATACCCCGATCACCATCTCTCTCGGATGGAAGTAACAGCAGACCCTCTCCCCGCCATTGTCGTCTTCTTCTTCTCTCCAATCTCTCATTTTCTTCGATTTTTGTGAGAGTGCGTTTGGAGAGAAACAGGAGAAATATTATGGTGttggattatatatatatagttgcaGGAGAAAATATATTTAACTGAATGAATATGAGGGCGGCCACGTTAGCGATGTAAACGAATCaaactaaatgaaatatttattatttggtgtaacttaatattatttgattttttctcTCGAGCTCAAGTAATCGATAATGATAAGATATGAGAGTCGAGGCTCGACTCTAGAGTGAATCAAGTTACTCGGACACGACTCGAGCTAGATTAGAATTGAGATTTGTTGGAACTTTGGTTAATGGCTTGACTTGATTATAATATGCTCATATGCATGTTACAATcataaatatgaaattttgaatGTTCTTTAAATCCAAATTggcaaattaattttaaattttatggctCAAACTTTAGAATATGAGAatgtttaaatcataaatatgaaattttgaatGTTCTATATATCCAAAATGGcaaattgattttaattttatagCTCAAACTTTAGAATGGAAAAAAAGAAATAAGGAAACAAATCAAATCCCAAATCATATAAATTCCAAAAACATGCAAAGAGAAGATTTCGAGTCTTTTATATAGAATGAACTATAATAATATCAACATCGAGAACTCATAACTCATATAAGactggtctcacgggtcatgggtcgtattttgtgagacagatatcttatttggttcatccataaaaaaatattactttttatgataagacTGTCACGGGTTCTGAATCCGTGACAGACTGTCACGGGTTCTTTGAATCCGTGTCCAATCCGTGTGTTTTCCGTGTGTATTCCCCTATAAATAAAAATGTTCCTCACTTCAAATTGTACACTTTCCTTCTTTCCTTTCGTCGTCCGAAAATATTTCTTCTCCGTAATAATTCTCTCGCATTCATCCGATTCATATGCGCAGAATTCATCTTTTCTAATTCGATATTGTGttaatattatttgttgattttatcaTCCTTTTCATTTGAAGATATATAAAGAGGTAATGCTTAATTTcgttgataatattataattatatattaaaaattaatatttttttgtgtaatttttttgataatacTTGTCATTTATTTCAGATATTACACCGTCCGTTGATATTATTACAAGTTCCGTATAATTACGTCGGAGAAGGTAATTTAAGtaattcttttaatattttgtttgtattatttatattatattaatgtaattataattttgttcatTAACATTAGATAATTAAGTATAATTTAGTTaactattatatttttaatattaatcgtaatattaaaaaatagtaggaatattaaaaaaataataaatatgatattgtgttttttgaaatatttgaaggttaatatttttaatttaattaaattaatttaatagaAGAATGAGTTAATATTATTGTACTTAATACTAATGAAATTATAAAgtattttgttatgtttttttcaaaaatttatatatgaaaTAGTGTTTAGTTACTCTTTAACTTTGGGcactttaatataatttatataatattataaaaaattttatgttgatgCAAAGTAATATAAGAAATTGATATAATGTTTGTAGgtttttttttaccaaaatattttaaaataaaatttgtttccTAGATTTTTGTACTAGTTTTACAAAGTTTTACAATTTGCTAcatttttaaattgattttattaatttttaatattttttaaaaaaaaccctatTCTTCTCCTgatgataaaattttaaaaaaaaaattagggaTAAGATTTGGTTGCGTAAAAACAAAGATTCAAACCTGACATTAACCCATCGGGCATAGGTCAACCGTGGATCCGATGAGATTCTAATAGATATTGCCAGTTCACTTCTCATATTTCATCTTTAgtgtatttatttatattttaaattttattttttaatataaaaataggGATAGCGAATTTTTTTATAACATTGTGATATATAATAACCAAGTTtattaagaaattattatttggaaacttttattttatttttatttaaactttaaaatcatATGGCTATGTGAGCAAATCCatcaattatatattaaatttaagagaaactgtttttttttttttttataatgtaATTTTGTCATTTTGCGTTTCTCGTCATCTATGtcatcaaattttaattttagtaaaatatttttgaatttttggaaatttaagttatttttttattatgagtATTGACATATCATTATACACGCTAGCACCATATCAACACTGCATTAGTTCCACGTCAATGCCCAgtcgagaaaaaaaaaattgcgaaaaacataaaaataacgactaaaactgaaatttgacaacaCACAAGATCAAAATAGCAAATAagcaaacttataaaaaaacaattttcccTAAGATCATTAAAAAACCCAAATTTGAAGATTatgtaattgtttttaaaaacatataattaatCGAAATGTTTTTGTAAcaaagtttatttttttatattaatttattaaagttcactTAAGGTGCTGAAGTTTGCTAAATTAGActtttttatatgaaaatgtttgtaGGTGTTTTTttaccaaaatattttaaaataaaatttgcatTTTGTTTCAACTTTTCATTCTTTCAGCATCCTCGTAAATCGCTGTTTCAATTCAGTACTTCACGTTTTTTACAACAAATTTCCACACACACACATGGAATCTATTAAATAATCTTTAGTTTTCAGCATTTAAACGAAACAACTAAGGCCTCAGACGATCGAAGTTGGAGTACAAATTTTCATTCCAATCACAACTTTTACAAGAAATGTCATGAAACATATTTAATCATCCAAAGGATTCATATGATATATACATATTGATATCAATTTCAAAGAGATCATAGCGTTTATGTACAAGTATCAGACACGGGAAGCACGAGAATCTACACAAACAGTTTGTAGACGCCGACGTTTTCAGAGGGCTTTCATGACCAGCTTGCTTGAATGATGAACCCCGGTCGCAGCAAGCTTCAAAATGGCACGGCCATGGTACAAACTGTAAAGTGAAGGCACAAGTACATAAAAAAGACAGTCAGACTGTAACACATAATGCACCAAGAAACGGAGATGATCAGGTGTTGACAGGGATAAAAAAAATCTCCAACTTTCAGATCATATTTCAATCGTGTCAAAACAGGAACTTATGGAGCAAATGCATTAAGAAGCATCTATATGTACAGCCATTTTGGTTTCGGTAGTTGCCATTCAGACATTACCTCGCCAGAGCTAGTCCCCACGTGGCTAAGGTATAAAACATCATTCCTGCATGCCAAATGTTCAGCATCTTCTCAAGTGTACTAATGCCTCCCATTGCTTTCATTAAGGCTGCAAGTTAAAGGGTGTCCATGAGATATGGAACTTGCCACATAATATACAATCAATAAAAGCCGTTTGGCATTAGATAAATACCAACTTGTTTGAGGTATAGCCTATAGGGCATCCATAATATTTGTTTCCTAGATTGTGTACGAGAAAAAAACAAAGAACCCTCAAAGTTTCCTTACTACAAACTTGAATGCAAAGAGTACCTTTCTGAAGCTCTTGAGGAGTCAGATTCTGCATGAGAAAGATGTTATAAATTGTTAGTTCAACTGAGAGAAACGGACGGTAGCCAGATAGGAGTAGATCAAAACCTGGATCATGTCACATACCTGAGTTTTTGGGTTGGCCAAAATACATCTAGCCATAAAATAGGCCACTCCATCCACCACTTGCTCTTCACTTACAATTACATAAGCTTCATTGTCGATTCCACTCTTTTCCTCAATTTTACTTGGGATCATTTCTCCGGAAACCCACACCCACCAACTTGGCTCCTCGCTATCGACATTGACCAAAACTTCTACTTTCTCCAAATCTGCACCTGATCACATTTCTCGAAGGAAAAGTACAGACCACTATAATTAGGCAATCCAAACCTGTTTTGAGCAGTATCTAGATCCATCACCATTTAACGGTAATGCTGATAACACTCATTTAATATGAATCATGATAGCAAATTTGCAAAGTCCAAAGGCACCAAACATAAAGCCCTGAATTCAAAAACAATAGAACGCTGATTTCTACTCCAAAATAGGATCACAATTGTAAATTTCAAGATTCAgatcttcaaaattttcaagagaGCTTTGTTATGTAGAGGATAAATAACAAACAAATTCAAATTCGTTTATGAGAAAATGTATATGCCTAAAACCAAAAATGCCAAAGCTAGAGCAATGAAAAGAAGACCTGATGGATCATCAAATGGAAACTTGCAGGTGGCACCACCATCAAAATTTTCACGGAGGGATTCAAGTTCATTCAGAAATCTTCCATCACTTACGGCAGATAATAGCTTCTCGTGGAGCTGGATTTTTATCAACGAAAACAAGCATCAACTACGATCTCCCCAAAACTTAAAATTCAGACAATAAAATGAAAGTGAAACCATTTTAaacagccaaaaaaaaaaaagttcgaacctaaattcaactacttgaaattaaatatataactcGAATCTCCCAAACTTAAAAAACATACATCGGGAGGGCAATTCTGTGACAAGGCAGGTGGAGCCGACATCTCCTGCAGAAGCGTCAGATTCTTCTCGAGCAATAGGCGGAGGCGATGATTTTCAGACCTCAAGGATTCCACTTCTTCTTCAACGACACCGGACGGAGGTTCCGTGTCGTGGTGGCTGTGGCGGTGGCCGCACTCCAAGGCGGACCAGGCCAGGTCGGCTACCTCCAACACCGTCTTCGCCGTCTCAACGGACACGTGGCACGAAACTTTTGCCATCGGAATTTCTTCCCTCGATCGTTGGGTTTGACTAATGGCAATGATTACGAAGATATCTTTCTTATTGGTTACAACattaagttttaaaataagTCGCGTTTGCAAAGTGCGACATTGCTGCAGCTCTTCTATTTACAACATTATTATATtggaaaaatattatacaaaattAGATAGGTTAAATATTCTTAGTATTtcaataaataatcaaaatatttttgttattaatcAGTTATCTTATACTTAAATACACTTCAATTATGCGATGACAAGTACAAAATTTtatgagtaggtttcttgtgcaACAGtctcatgaatatttatttgtgagacgattcaactctatcgatattcacaataaaaagtaatactcttagcgtaaaaaataataatttttcatggatgacccaaataagaattttgtctcacaaaatatgacccatgagatcgtctcacacaaatttttaccaaaTTTTATTATGATCTGAGAAGTTATCAAGGAAGAAACAATAATTCGATTTAACATAATTAACCGACCGaatcaaaataattcaaaaattcaattttaaatttgaaaaatattaattaaatcggTTCGGTTTTGATTTTTATCtcaaatatatcaaattttGTTCCCCAAATACTCCTTTATATTCCCTAAAAAATTACCCCTGTATTAAAATTTAACATACATATTGTTTACATGTCAAAGATTAGTTACTAaataatgtaaatcaatctcAAACTTAGTCAGATGTGATCGTAGAAAAATGATAAATCAATATATGTTCTAATATAATAATTTACaatactatttttttaaaatctgaaTCAAACGTTGGATGAAACAAATATGTGTAATACAACGAACGACGTTTAGTATATTATCATCAATCATTTACACCCAGGCACAAAATTGTAGGAGTCAACAAGCAAGAAATGCTTTAAAAAGACGGATTTTTTTTTCGGGTGTCGTGTGTTTAAAACTACTTTAAAAAGATGGGTTAATCATTCCCCAAAACAAGATATCTctgcttttaaattttttgaggaATTACATCCATCACTTTTCATACATACAAGAATAAATATGTGAAATCATTGAGCTAAAAAGAAGAGTgactatatatataatcaagCAAAATATGCGGTCCTCTTTAGATCCTACTTTGGTGAAAAAAGACTCTTTACTTTCTACCTCCCATCACCTGTTACCTTTCTCCGACCAGGCCGACACAGAACCGATGCTCGACTCAAACCTTATCGTCTAATTTCTCGCTAACTAAAGGAATCAACTCCGTTTTCCCTCGTGGGGTCCGAGGTGTTCGAGGGGTACGAGGGGTTCCGGGTGTTTGGAGTGAAAGCATTTGCCTAACATATCCATAGAAGGTACATCCAGCTAGAGTTATAGCACATCCAACGGCATTCATCACCGAGATTGGGTTTCGGAAGATCATCCACGAACATGTGACAGCAACAGCAACCTTAAAAATGAAACAAGATTTCAGTATCATTGACGAAGGTGACGACCACCACAAGGACACCGGAAACTGCAAAGCCCCGTTCTATGATGAAATATGGATAGTATGTACCACCGAGGGCTTGTCGATTTATCAGAAGTTATAGAAAAAGCTAAGAtgcaaattatatatttaaaccGTAAATACAGCCACACCCCACACGGACCACCTAAGGTAATTATTGTTTCCAGCATAGTATATAATGGAAATGAACCAATTCTGCACCAAAGTTCAGATAAAAACCTGTGTATTTTGCATTGCTATTCATGGCTACTAAATAAGTGATAGGTAAcagaaataaacatttaaaaaatacattttttattcCATTTACAAGTGATGAATCCCACGTGGTACTTCAACAAACAAACATTATTGCGTCCAGGATGAAAGACTCACCTTTAGATTCCCCGCAACATTGAATGTCACGGCAGTTGTGGAGTGAATTACATAAAAGATCGAAAAGTTCAAGCAAAAAGCCAGAACCCCCGACCCGAAGATGATAATGAGAGATGAGAAAAGCGAGGGACATGTATGAATCCATTCCAGAACCCCCAAACCTTCCAGTAGAATGGCTGGTACAGCCAAGATCATAGTTGCAAATGGTGCCATGTAGTATACCGTGTTTATGCTGCAGTCAGTAAAACATAATTTCTTTATAGTTTACCATTCTTTAACgcgtaaaattaaataaaagaccATCGTAAActaaacaagaaaaagaaacTCATATCCATTTTAGGACCATGAAAGAAATGGACGTAAAAGGAGTTAATTGTCACTCTTATCGCCATGGTTGTTAACTTCCTCCTCACATTGCTTGTGGTTCCGGCGAAATGAAGGGGGAAAACGAGAGGGTGAGAAACCAATACCTGTCAAATTTGTACCCATGCAACAGAGACTCGGCAAGAATCGTTTTAGTAGAGGTAGCAATGCAGCCAAAGAATGCAGCACAGAAACCGAGCATATTAAAACTCAGCTCTGTTATAGACGTGACTAATATCCCTCCAACAATGGGAATCAAAGAAGCCCAAATTTGCCATTCGAAATACTTGTTCCAGATCAGCCACTGCAAGACAACTGTTTGGAAGCATTAGAACTCCACGTGGCATTTTCCGTTGACGCAAAAATACATGTCATGCATCAACATAAGATCCATAAAATTTATCGAATAGTTCTTCATTGAATGAAGCCACCAAATGAAAGTTCTGATGAATTGAATCATCGTTAATAATGTTTTTTTCCTTACAGTAATAATCTAATATTTGATGcttcaaattaaatttttcttcaaaaatttacCTGTTGTTGCAGGAGTGAAAGATTTGATTGTTTGCATGAAAGAAACAGGAATATACCGCAGGCTCACGTTTCCTAGAACTATGTTGATACAAAATATAAATGACATGGGAAAAATCCTCCTCCATCGATCTTCAGGTTCGACCAAAATTAGCGGCTTAAGTTTTAGCACTTTAATTACCAGGTATGCACCAATTGCCGAGGATATAAAGTGAATGCACGATACCGTTAACGGAAACTTGAAGTCCAATCTCTGTTAAGGAAAAAACACACACATCTATATTTAGCCATAACAATTATAGTAACAAAAATCCATTCACAAACACTTGATAGAACAATCACAACCCAAGATATCATATCACAAAACTTTATCATATTTAATATTGTATTGGTTGCACTAATTTAAAAGAGTATAACCATTTTGTGAATTGATCATGAAATTGAAATTTGCACAGGGTAAAATTTCATCAGAGCTAGCCTCCATCATCATTCAAGGACTGAAATAGGAGCATTCATCACTAACTCCCCGCCTATAAACTGTTTCACTTCAAAACACTGATAGTCCCAAGCAAATGCATACTTCCACAGGGAtagtataaataaatttatgtaAAATCTAAAAATCactcccccccccccctcctCCACAAAAAAGAATATAAGATCCAGAGCAGTTTAGCAGCTACAATTGTATAACTCGACACGGACAGAGTTCAAAAATACGTTCTTTGTATCCCCAATATGAAATGCACTCAAGTAAAAACACTTGTTAACTCGACACAGACGGAGTTCAAAAATACGTTCTTTGTATACCCAATATGAAATGCACTCAAGCAAAAACACTTGTTAAATGCAACTTCTACATgtcacataaaaaaaatataaatgcaACCATAGTGTAGATTATGAAAGTTAAACATACAAACAATCTATAGCAGTCACAAAACCAGAAATCAACAAAAAAAGTACTCCTTTAAGATTTAGAAACAACATAAACACAGAGACGAAATGTTGCTTCAATCCAATCAAACTGACGAACGATTCACAGAAACCTTCTCAAGATTAGAATTGTCACAAACTTTGGAACATAATCACACGATAAATAAACACAATTCAATCTATATACAAACACaatccaaatttcaaaagaaatagaaaaaaaacacaaagatcaataaaaaaaagaagCCAATTTGCACATAACATCAAActaaaaaaagaaacaaaattcCACCAAATTAGGCTGCGTACAAAACTTAAAAAACGCAAGAACACGAAAAATTACGCTGTTTTCACTCGAGAATATTAGCTacaaacaaaggaaaaaaagaagCCCACCTGAAAGATCCATTTGTTGGTGATAATGACGGCGACATTGAAACTCCACCATTGAAGAATAGCTAACAGCGATCGAATCACACCCCACTGACACAAAAATATATCCTCCATTTTCCTTCACCGCCCAGATCAGAAATCGTAAAAAGAAACAATCTTTACCCAAAAAACCAACGAGAAAAAGCCAAGAAAACAGATCTATGTAGCAGGAAATGAGAAACCCAGACGAATTCCGATGGAAGGTGAAGAGATGGTGAAGAAATGTGTCCTGCTGGAGCAGTAGCACGAGGCTGAGGTGGCTTATTTCCAGTAAGAAAATGGTAATTTTGTGTGTTGCCCCTACTTTATTTGAATCGAATCCAAAACGTATGCGGCTTTCTCACCAACCTCACGCCTTTGGGCTCACTACACAATTCACACAGACATGTGAGACACGCAGTTTAGGTGGGTGTGGGGTTGCCATGTTACATCCTCCTTTCACtcaaacatataatatagaTTAGGTGTCTTGTGAACCGAAgcttaaaaagtaatattttttcatggattacccaaataagagatccgtctcacaaaatattactcatgagaccgtctcacacaagtttttacctataATATACGTGTCTAGTGAAAAATCGTGATCACTCATTTATATTATTCAATACATATGTCATGTGTTGGTTAGATAAATATACTACTAATGTGAATAACATGAACAAAATCGAGGTGAGGTTTCTAGACAATTAAGGTTGTTTAAATTTAGATTAATCAATGTtatatatgaaaaaattatatctttattatattattagtaAGTTTTATGTTAATATATGcactaaattttaatttttcaatattttgttattaaataataaatatattatgtaCAAATACTAATTATAACATCCAGGAGAGGAATGTGTCAATTACATCAAGTATATAAGAGGTGAATACGAAAAATCacgtttaatatttttttgacgCGAGGATCGACAACCACTGTCATTTG
This window of the Primulina tabacum isolate GXHZ01 chromosome 12, ASM2559414v2, whole genome shotgun sequence genome carries:
- the LOC142521168 gene encoding uncharacterized protein LOC142521168, translated to MAKVSCHVSVETAKTVLEVADLAWSALECGHRHSHHDTEPPSGVVEEEVESLRSENHRLRLLLEKNLTLLQEMSAPPALSQNCPPDLHEKLLSAVSDGRFLNELESLRENFDGGATCKFPFDDPSGADLEKVEVLVNVDSEEPSWWVWVSGEMIPSKIEEKSGIDNEAYVIVSEEQVVDGVAYFMARCILANPKTQNLTPQELQKALMKAMGGISTLEKMLNIWHAGMMFYTLATWGLALASLYHGRAILKLAATGVHHSSKLVMKAL
- the LOC142521099 gene encoding UDP-galactose transporter 1-like is translated as MEDIFLCQWGVIRSLLAILQWWSFNVAVIITNKWIFQRLDFKFPLTVSCIHFISSAIGAYLVIKVLKLKPLILVEPEDRWRRIFPMSFIFCINIVLGNVSLRYIPVSFMQTIKSFTPATTVVLQWLIWNKYFEWQIWASLIPIVGGILVTSITELSFNMLGFCAAFFGCIATSTKTILAESLLHGYKFDSINTVYYMAPFATMILAVPAILLEGLGVLEWIHTCPSLFSSLIIIFGSGVLAFCLNFSIFYVIHSTTAVTFNVAGNLKVAVAVTCSWMIFRNPISVMNAVGCAITLAGCTFYGYVRQMLSLQTPGTPRTPRTPRTPRGKTELIPLVSEKLDDKV